Proteins encoded within one genomic window of Mycolicibacterium monacense:
- the glgX gene encoding glycogen debranching protein GlgX: MAAAPRPNVTPEVWPGKAYPLGATYDGFGTNFALFSEAAERVELCLFDADGEQTACVTLPEVDGFVWHGFIPNIEPGQRYGYRVHGPYDPPNGQRCNPNKLLLDPYAKAIDGTFDWGQPLFSYNFGDPDSRNDDDSADCMPKSVVINPYFDWGTDRPPNHEYADTVIYEAHVKGLTQTHPDIPEQIRGTYSAVAHPVIIDHLKSLGVNAIELMPVHHFANDSTLLDKGLSNYWGYNTIGFLAPDPKYSSSLTPGGQVQEFKAMVRTLHEAGIEVILDVVYNHTAEGNHMGPTLSFRGIDNAAYYRLVDDDKRYYMDYTGTGNSLNAGHPHALQLIMDSLRYWVTEMHVDGFRFDLASTLAREFYDVDRLATFFELVQQDPTVSQVKLIAEPWDVGPGGYQVGNFPPQWTEWNGKYRDTVRDYWRGESATLDEFASRLTGSSDLYEHTSRRPVASINFVIAHDGFTLRDLVSYNEKHNEDNGEDNNDGESHNRSWNCGVEGPTDDPQVNALRSRQQRNFLTTLLLSQGVPMIAHGDELGRTQHGNNNVYCQDNELSWIDWSTVDTELMAFTQKVSELRAAHPVFRRRRFFSGRPVRQRGAPGLPDIAWFAPDGSEMTDEDWDSGFAKSIAVYLNGQGIPDLDVRGQRVTDDSFLLCFNAHHEPLEFAMPAAEFARAWLPVINTADDDDARESVTAGAKIEVAERSVLVLQAVNEP, translated from the coding sequence TTGGCCGCAGCCCCCAGACCGAACGTCACCCCCGAAGTATGGCCCGGTAAGGCATACCCCCTCGGAGCGACGTATGACGGCTTTGGCACCAATTTCGCGTTGTTCAGCGAGGCCGCCGAGCGTGTGGAGCTGTGCCTGTTCGACGCCGACGGCGAGCAGACGGCGTGTGTCACCCTGCCCGAGGTCGACGGCTTCGTCTGGCACGGGTTCATCCCGAACATCGAGCCGGGTCAGCGCTACGGCTACCGCGTGCACGGCCCGTACGATCCGCCCAACGGTCAGCGGTGCAATCCGAACAAGCTGCTGCTCGACCCGTACGCCAAAGCCATCGACGGCACCTTCGACTGGGGCCAGCCGCTGTTCAGCTACAACTTCGGCGATCCGGACAGCCGCAACGACGACGACTCGGCGGATTGCATGCCGAAGTCGGTGGTGATCAACCCGTACTTCGACTGGGGAACCGACCGCCCGCCGAACCATGAGTACGCCGACACCGTGATCTACGAGGCCCACGTCAAGGGTCTGACGCAGACCCACCCCGACATCCCCGAGCAGATCCGCGGCACCTACTCGGCGGTGGCCCACCCGGTGATCATCGACCACCTCAAGTCGCTCGGTGTCAACGCGATCGAGCTGATGCCGGTGCACCACTTCGCCAACGACTCGACGCTGCTCGACAAGGGACTGTCCAACTACTGGGGCTACAACACCATCGGGTTCCTCGCCCCCGATCCCAAGTACAGCTCGAGCCTCACCCCCGGTGGCCAGGTGCAGGAGTTCAAGGCGATGGTGCGCACCCTGCACGAGGCGGGGATCGAGGTCATCCTCGACGTGGTCTACAACCACACCGCCGAGGGCAACCACATGGGGCCGACGCTGTCCTTCCGCGGCATCGACAACGCCGCCTACTACCGGCTGGTCGACGACGACAAGCGCTACTACATGGACTACACCGGCACCGGCAACAGCCTCAACGCCGGCCACCCGCACGCCCTGCAGCTCATCATGGACTCGCTGCGGTACTGGGTGACCGAGATGCACGTCGACGGTTTCCGGTTCGATCTGGCCTCGACGCTGGCCCGCGAGTTCTACGACGTCGACCGGCTGGCGACGTTCTTCGAACTCGTGCAGCAGGATCCGACCGTCAGCCAGGTCAAGCTGATCGCTGAACCGTGGGACGTCGGCCCGGGCGGGTACCAGGTCGGCAACTTCCCGCCGCAGTGGACGGAGTGGAACGGCAAGTACCGCGACACCGTGCGCGACTACTGGCGCGGCGAATCGGCGACGCTGGACGAATTCGCCTCGAGGCTGACCGGGTCGTCGGACCTCTACGAGCACACCTCGCGCAGGCCCGTCGCGTCGATCAACTTCGTCATCGCCCACGACGGCTTCACGCTGCGGGACCTGGTGTCCTACAACGAGAAACACAACGAGGACAACGGCGAGGACAACAACGACGGGGAGAGCCACAACCGGTCGTGGAACTGCGGTGTGGAAGGCCCGACGGACGATCCTCAGGTCAACGCGCTACGCAGCCGTCAGCAGCGCAACTTCCTCACCACCCTGTTGCTGAGCCAGGGCGTGCCGATGATCGCGCACGGCGACGAGCTCGGGCGCACGCAGCACGGCAACAACAACGTCTACTGCCAGGACAACGAACTGTCCTGGATCGACTGGTCGACCGTCGACACCGAGTTGATGGCGTTCACCCAGAAGGTCTCGGAACTGCGCGCCGCACACCCGGTGTTCCGTCGGCGCCGGTTCTTCTCCGGCCGTCCGGTCCGCCAGCGCGGTGCGCCCGGCCTCCCCGACATCGCCTGGTTCGCCCCCGACGGCTCGGAGATGACCGACGAGGACTGGGACAGCGGCTTCGCCAAGTCGATCGCGGTCTACCTCAACGGCCAGGGCATCCCCGATCTGGACGTCCGCGGTCAGCGCGTCACCGACGACTCGTTCCTGCTGTGCTTCAACGCCCACCACGAGCCGCTCGAATTCGCCATGCCCGCAGCGGAATTCGCCCGGGCCTGGCTCCCGGTGATCAACACCGCAGACGACGATGACGCCCGCGAGTCGGTGACTGCGGGCGCCAAGATCGAGGTCGCCGAACGGTCGGTGCTGGTGCTGCAGGCCGTCAACGAGCCCTGA
- a CDS encoding acyl-CoA dehydrogenase family protein: MTFDLTPTKAQHDLARRTHEFAEQCIRPVALEYDQRQEFPWPVLEEAAQRGFYSPLFYRDLIGDPTGLSLPMFMEELFWGCAGIGLAIVMPALALSAIGQAASPEQMLQWAPECFGTPGDLKLAALAISEPEGGSDVRNLRTTARRDGDDWIIDGHKMWIGNGGIANVHVVNAVVDQELGHRGQALFIVPGGTPGLELVRKLDKMGCRASHTAELKFDGVRIPGDHLLGGEEKLEHKLAKAREAVEGARKSGSAALGTFEQTRPMVAAQALGIARAALEYMTEYANRREAFGAPIIDNQGISFPLADLATQIDAARLLTWRASWMAATGVPFERGEGSMSKLAASEVAVKATERAIQTMGGWGYITDHPVEKWYRDAKLYTIFEGTSEIQRMVISRALGAADGAPPLHVDLEPTGGPLNRYFGRGTVLRGRAADRALSAKDRVPESVMRLAMKVLQPPRK, translated from the coding sequence ATGACCTTCGACCTCACGCCCACCAAGGCGCAGCACGATCTCGCTCGGCGCACGCACGAGTTCGCCGAGCAGTGCATCCGTCCGGTGGCCCTCGAGTACGACCAGCGCCAGGAGTTCCCCTGGCCGGTCCTCGAGGAGGCGGCCCAGCGCGGGTTCTACAGCCCGCTGTTCTACCGCGACCTGATCGGCGACCCGACCGGGCTCTCGCTGCCGATGTTCATGGAGGAGCTGTTCTGGGGTTGCGCGGGAATCGGATTGGCCATCGTCATGCCCGCGCTCGCCCTGTCGGCGATCGGCCAGGCCGCCTCGCCCGAACAGATGCTGCAGTGGGCACCCGAATGCTTCGGCACCCCGGGCGACCTCAAACTCGCCGCTCTGGCGATCTCCGAACCCGAGGGCGGCAGCGACGTGCGCAACCTGCGCACCACCGCCCGCCGGGACGGTGACGACTGGATCATCGACGGCCACAAGATGTGGATCGGCAACGGCGGCATCGCCAACGTCCACGTCGTCAACGCCGTCGTCGACCAGGAACTGGGACACCGCGGCCAGGCGCTGTTCATCGTCCCCGGTGGCACGCCTGGCCTGGAACTGGTCCGCAAGCTCGACAAGATGGGCTGCCGTGCCTCGCACACCGCGGAACTGAAGTTCGACGGCGTCCGCATCCCCGGCGACCACCTGCTCGGCGGCGAAGAGAAACTCGAACACAAACTCGCCAAGGCCCGCGAAGCCGTCGAGGGCGCCCGGAAGTCGGGGTCGGCCGCGCTGGGCACCTTCGAGCAGACCCGCCCCATGGTCGCCGCGCAGGCGCTCGGGATCGCCCGCGCCGCACTGGAATACATGACCGAGTACGCCAACCGGCGGGAGGCGTTCGGCGCCCCGATCATCGACAACCAGGGCATCTCGTTCCCCCTCGCGGATCTGGCCACCCAGATCGACGCCGCCCGTCTGCTCACGTGGCGCGCCTCGTGGATGGCGGCCACCGGTGTGCCCTTCGAGCGCGGCGAGGGGTCGATGTCGAAACTGGCGGCCAGCGAGGTCGCGGTGAAGGCGACCGAACGGGCCATCCAGACCATGGGCGGATGGGGCTACATCACCGACCATCCGGTCGAGAAGTGGTACCGCGACGCCAAGCTCTACACGATCTTCGAGGGCACCAGCGAGATCCAGCGCATGGTGATCTCGCGGGCCCTCGGCGCCGCCGACGGCGCCCCACCACTGCATGTCGACCTGGAACCGACCGGCGGCCCGCTCAACCGTTACTTCGGCCGCGGCACTGTCCTGCGGGGCCGCGCGGCCGACCGAGCGCTGTCCGCCAAGGACCGGGTACCGGAATCCGTCATGCGGTTGGCGATGAAAGTGCTTCAGCCACCGCGTAAGTGA
- a CDS encoding PPOX class F420-dependent oxidoreductase, whose translation MSPRYATADSVGRDELLEFVRPRHKMVLITHRADGSLQSSPVTGGVDGEGRIVIASYPQRAKSANIRRAGRASVTVLSDDFNGPYVQVDGDAEVVDLPEAVNALVEYYRAIAGEHPDWSEYRQAMVDQGKCLIRLVPTRWGPVATGGFPPPRDAGESAGEDRTAPL comes from the coding sequence ATGTCTCCGAGATACGCGACCGCGGACAGTGTCGGACGCGACGAGCTGCTCGAGTTCGTGCGGCCGCGGCACAAGATGGTGCTCATCACCCATCGCGCCGACGGATCGCTGCAGAGTTCGCCGGTGACCGGTGGGGTGGACGGCGAAGGCCGCATCGTGATCGCCAGCTATCCGCAGCGCGCGAAGTCGGCGAACATCCGGCGGGCCGGCCGGGCCAGCGTGACCGTGCTCTCCGACGACTTCAACGGGCCGTACGTCCAGGTCGACGGGGACGCGGAGGTGGTCGACCTGCCCGAGGCCGTCAACGCGCTGGTCGAGTACTACCGGGCCATCGCCGGTGAGCACCCGGACTGGTCGGAGTACCGGCAGGCGATGGTCGACCAGGGCAAGTGTCTGATCCGCCTGGTGCCGACGCGGTGGGGGCCGGTCGCGACCGGCGGTTTCCCGCCGCCCCGGGACGCGGGTGAGTCCGCCGGAGAAGACAGGACCGCCCCGCTGTGA
- a CDS encoding glycosyltransferase family 4 protein, whose product MRIALLSYRSKTHCGGQGVYVRHLSRGLVELGHDVEVFSGQPYPEGLDPRVRLTKVPSLDLYREPDPFRVPRPSEIRDRIDLQELLTTWTAGFPEPKTFTMRVARILAGRRGDFDVVHDNQSLGTGLLKIAATGLPVVATVHHPITRDKVLDVAAARWWRKPLVRRWYGFAEMQKQVARQIPELLTVSSSSATDIADDFGVSPEQLHVVPLGVDTALFRPVENRVSGRIIAIASADVPLKGISHLLHAVARLRVERNLDVQLVSKLEPNGPTEKLIAELGISDIVHSSSGLSDEELAALLASAEVACIPSLYEGFSLPAVEAMASGTPIVASRAGALPEVVGADGECARLVRPGDVDELTRALGELLDSPAQRQRLGAAGRRRALEVFSWESVAAQTVSVYERAMATC is encoded by the coding sequence ATGCGTATCGCGTTACTGTCGTACCGCAGCAAGACGCACTGCGGCGGCCAGGGTGTGTACGTCCGTCATCTCAGCCGGGGGCTCGTCGAACTCGGTCACGACGTCGAGGTGTTCTCCGGTCAGCCGTACCCCGAGGGACTCGATCCGCGGGTGCGCCTGACCAAGGTGCCCAGCCTCGACCTCTACCGCGAGCCCGATCCGTTCCGGGTGCCGCGGCCCAGCGAGATCCGCGACCGGATCGACCTGCAGGAGCTGCTGACCACGTGGACCGCCGGGTTCCCCGAACCCAAGACCTTCACCATGCGGGTGGCGCGGATCCTGGCCGGACGGCGGGGTGACTTCGACGTCGTCCACGACAACCAGAGCCTCGGCACCGGTCTGCTGAAGATCGCCGCGACCGGGCTGCCCGTGGTGGCCACCGTCCACCACCCGATCACCCGCGACAAGGTGCTCGACGTGGCGGCCGCCCGCTGGTGGCGTAAGCCGCTGGTGCGCCGCTGGTACGGCTTCGCCGAGATGCAGAAGCAGGTCGCCCGCCAGATCCCGGAACTGCTCACCGTCTCGTCGTCGTCGGCCACCGACATCGCCGATGACTTCGGCGTCTCTCCCGAACAGTTGCACGTCGTACCGCTCGGGGTGGACACCGCGTTGTTCCGGCCCGTCGAGAACCGGGTGAGCGGCCGCATCATCGCGATCGCCAGCGCGGACGTGCCGCTCAAGGGCATAAGCCACCTGTTGCACGCCGTCGCCCGGCTGCGGGTCGAACGCAACCTCGACGTCCAGTTGGTCTCCAAGCTCGAACCCAACGGGCCGACCGAGAAGCTGATCGCCGAGCTCGGCATCTCCGACATCGTGCACAGCTCCAGCGGGCTGTCCGACGAGGAGCTCGCCGCGTTGCTGGCATCCGCCGAGGTCGCCTGCATCCCGTCGCTCTACGAAGGGTTCTCGCTGCCCGCGGTGGAGGCGATGGCCAGCGGTACGCCCATCGTGGCCAGCCGGGCCGGCGCGCTGCCGGAGGTGGTGGGCGCCGACGGCGAGTGTGCCCGCCTGGTGCGGCCCGGTGACGTCGACGAGCTCACCCGGGCGCTCGGCGAACTGCTCGACTCGCCGGCGCAGCGGCAGCGGCTCGGGGCCGCGGGCCGACGCCGTGCGCTCGAGGTGTTCAGCTGGGAATCGGTTGCCGCGCAGACCGTCTCGGTCTACGAGCGGGCGATGGCGACATGCTGA
- a CDS encoding DUF427 domain-containing protein — MAQQMSGIVHAAFDTLRYEPTAKRIRVTLAGEPVAETDRARLVWEPRRIVPTYAVPLDALIAHLVPAGGESGAEEATRSTLDPTVPFTNHTCEGTEYDVVAGEETGGAAAFRPDDADLADYVVLDFAAFHWHEESEPLVSHPRDPFHRIDVLRSTRRVRVEYEGRLLAESSRPLLLFETNLPMRCYLPPGDVTELAPSNTVSYCAYKGRAAYYSLADGPRDIAWTYRDPLHDGEPVRDHICFFDERVDVIVDGVRAERPMTQWSEPGV, encoded by the coding sequence ATGGCCCAACAGATGAGCGGCATCGTGCACGCCGCATTCGACACCCTGCGCTACGAGCCGACGGCCAAGCGGATCCGCGTGACGCTCGCCGGGGAACCGGTCGCCGAGACCGACCGGGCCCGGCTGGTGTGGGAGCCGCGCCGGATAGTGCCGACCTACGCCGTACCGCTCGACGCGCTGATCGCCCATCTGGTTCCGGCCGGCGGCGAGTCAGGCGCCGAGGAGGCCACCCGGAGCACGCTCGACCCGACCGTGCCGTTCACCAACCACACCTGCGAGGGCACCGAGTACGACGTGGTCGCCGGGGAGGAGACCGGTGGGGCCGCCGCGTTCCGCCCGGACGACGCCGACCTCGCCGACTACGTGGTGCTCGACTTCGCGGCGTTCCACTGGCACGAGGAATCCGAACCGCTGGTCAGCCACCCCCGCGACCCGTTCCACCGCATCGACGTGCTCCGCAGCACACGCCGCGTGCGCGTCGAGTACGAGGGCCGGCTGCTGGCGGAGTCGTCGCGACCGCTGCTGCTGTTCGAGACGAACCTGCCGATGCGCTGCTACCTACCTCCCGGCGACGTCACCGAGTTGGCGCCGAGCAACACCGTGTCCTACTGCGCCTACAAGGGTCGCGCCGCGTACTACTCCCTGGCCGACGGACCCCGCGACATCGCGTGGACCTACCGGGATCCGCTGCACGACGGGGAGCCGGTGCGCGACCACATCTGCTTCTTCGACGAACGCGTCGACGTCATCGTCGACGGCGTCAGGGCCGAGCGGCCGATGACCCAGTGGAGTGAACCCGGCGTTTGA
- a CDS encoding zinc-dependent alcohol dehydrogenase, protein MRAVTWQGRRKVSVDNVPDPIIKEPTDAVIRVTSTNICGSDLHLYETLSAFMSPGDIIGHEAMGVVEEVGTQTGDLKVGDRVVIPFNISCGTCWMCDHGLQSQCETTQNRDQGTGAALFGFSKLYGEVAGGQAEYLRVPQAQYTHIKIPEDGPDERFVYLSDVLPTAWQGVEYANVPDGGTLVVVGLGPIGSMACRIAAHRNNCRVIGIDLVEERLDRARPYCAEVIDLRTQDADAVVAELTQGRGADSVIDAVGMEAHGSPVAEAAQTASGFLPSSIGRVVMKHAGVDRLAALNSAIALVRRGGTVSLSGVYGGAADPINMMTLFDKQVTLRMGQANVKRWVPDILPLLTADDPLGVENFATHRLPLAEAPGAYETFQKKQDGMVKVVLTP, encoded by the coding sequence ATGCGCGCAGTGACCTGGCAGGGCCGACGGAAGGTCTCGGTCGACAACGTGCCGGACCCGATCATCAAGGAGCCGACGGACGCCGTCATCCGGGTCACCAGCACCAACATCTGCGGTTCCGACCTGCACCTCTACGAAACGCTCAGCGCGTTCATGAGTCCCGGCGACATCATCGGCCACGAGGCCATGGGTGTGGTCGAAGAGGTGGGCACCCAGACCGGTGACCTGAAGGTCGGCGACCGCGTGGTGATCCCGTTCAACATCTCGTGTGGAACGTGCTGGATGTGCGACCACGGTCTGCAGAGCCAGTGCGAGACCACCCAGAACCGGGACCAGGGCACGGGTGCGGCCCTGTTCGGTTTCTCGAAGCTCTACGGCGAGGTGGCCGGCGGACAGGCCGAGTACCTGCGCGTGCCGCAGGCGCAGTACACCCACATCAAGATCCCCGAGGACGGGCCCGACGAGCGCTTCGTCTACCTGTCCGACGTGTTGCCCACCGCCTGGCAGGGCGTCGAGTACGCCAACGTGCCCGACGGCGGCACGCTGGTCGTCGTGGGGCTCGGACCGATCGGCTCGATGGCGTGCCGGATCGCCGCGCACCGCAACAACTGCCGGGTGATCGGCATCGACCTCGTCGAGGAGCGCCTCGACCGGGCCCGCCCGTACTGCGCCGAGGTGATCGACCTGCGCACGCAGGACGCCGACGCGGTGGTCGCCGAACTGACGCAGGGACGCGGCGCCGACTCCGTCATCGACGCGGTGGGAATGGAGGCGCACGGATCCCCCGTCGCCGAAGCCGCCCAGACCGCCAGTGGCTTCCTGCCCTCGAGCATCGGCCGGGTCGTCATGAAGCATGCGGGTGTGGACCGGCTCGCCGCGCTGAACTCCGCGATCGCGCTCGTGCGCCGCGGCGGAACGGTATCGCTGTCGGGTGTGTACGGCGGCGCCGCCGATCCGATCAACATGATGACGCTGTTCGACAAGCAGGTGACGCTGCGGATGGGCCAGGCCAACGTCAAGCGTTGGGTGCCCGACATCCTGCCGCTGCTGACCGCCGACGATCCGCTGGGCGTCGAGAACTTCGCCACCCACCGGCTGCCGCTCGCCGAGGCGCCGGGCGCGTACGAGACCTTCCAGAAGAAGCAGGACGGGATGGTCAAGGTGGTGCTCACCCCGTAG
- a CDS encoding class I SAM-dependent methyltransferase — protein MLTVDFDRLGIGPGSKVIDVGCGAGRHTFEAYRRGADVVGFDQNAQDLNDVDEILQAMKAQGEVPPSAKAEVVKGDALDLPYADGTFDCVIASEILEHVPQDTEAIAELVRVLKPGGKLAITVPRWLPERICWLLSDEYHANEGGHVRIYKADELRDKVLAHGLRFSHSHHAHALHSPFWWLKCAVGTSSNDHPAVAAYHKLLVWDMISAPWLTRRGEKLLDPLIGKSVALYFEKAAVADAGR, from the coding sequence ATGCTGACCGTCGACTTCGACCGGCTGGGAATCGGGCCGGGCTCCAAGGTGATCGACGTCGGCTGCGGCGCGGGCCGGCACACCTTCGAGGCGTACCGGCGTGGTGCCGACGTCGTCGGCTTCGACCAGAACGCGCAGGACCTCAACGACGTCGACGAGATCCTGCAGGCGATGAAGGCCCAGGGTGAGGTGCCGCCGTCGGCGAAAGCCGAAGTGGTCAAGGGTGATGCGCTCGACCTGCCCTACGCCGACGGCACCTTCGACTGCGTGATCGCCTCGGAGATCCTCGAACACGTACCGCAGGACACGGAGGCCATCGCGGAGCTGGTGCGGGTGCTCAAACCCGGCGGCAAGCTCGCGATCACCGTGCCCCGTTGGCTGCCGGAACGGATCTGCTGGCTGCTGTCCGACGAGTACCACGCCAACGAGGGCGGCCACGTCCGCATCTACAAGGCCGACGAACTGCGTGACAAGGTGCTCGCGCACGGGTTGAGGTTCAGCCACAGCCACCACGCCCACGCCCTGCACTCACCGTTCTGGTGGCTCAAATGCGCTGTGGGAACGTCGAGCAACGATCACCCCGCCGTCGCGGCGTACCACAAGCTGCTGGTGTGGGACATGATCTCGGCGCCCTGGCTGACCCGTCGTGGTGAGAAGCTGCTCGACCCGTTGATCGGCAAGAGCGTCGCGCTCTATTTCGAGAAAGCCGCGGTTGCCGATGCCGGCCGCTGA
- a CDS encoding ANTAR domain-containing protein codes for MPPEETLERALAGGSPQNVGWFRYHFADGRWEWSDQVHLMHGYQPGTVTPTTELVLAHKHPDDYVSVAATLDDIRRTRRTFSTRHRIIDTQKRIHDVVVIADRMFDDTGDIVGTQGFYVDVTPSRLDASTREMAAATAAAMVEHRASIERAKGMLMLVYRVDAVAAFELLKWRAAEAGVKLRTFAERLLADFTALYYEDTLPPRSVFDHLLLTVHHRVRAAGV; via the coding sequence GTGCCCCCCGAAGAAACACTGGAGCGGGCACTCGCCGGTGGGTCGCCCCAAAATGTCGGATGGTTCCGCTATCACTTCGCGGACGGCCGCTGGGAGTGGTCCGACCAGGTGCACCTCATGCACGGGTACCAGCCAGGAACCGTCACTCCCACCACCGAACTGGTGCTCGCCCACAAACACCCCGACGACTACGTCTCGGTGGCGGCGACGCTCGACGACATCCGGCGCACCCGCCGCACCTTCAGCACGCGCCACCGGATCATCGACACCCAGAAGCGCATCCACGACGTCGTCGTGATCGCCGACCGGATGTTCGACGACACCGGGGACATCGTCGGCACCCAGGGCTTCTACGTCGACGTCACCCCCAGCCGCCTCGACGCGTCCACCCGCGAGATGGCGGCCGCCACCGCGGCGGCGATGGTCGAGCACCGGGCGTCGATCGAACGCGCCAAGGGGATGCTCATGCTGGTCTACCGCGTCGACGCGGTGGCGGCCTTCGAACTGCTCAAATGGCGGGCCGCCGAGGCTGGCGTGAAGCTGCGCACCTTCGCCGAACGGTTGCTCGCCGACTTCACCGCCCTGTACTACGAGGACACGCTGCCGCCGCGCTCGGTCTTCGACCACCTGCTGCTCACGGTCCACCATCGGGTCCGCGCGGCAGGTGTGTGA
- a CDS encoding DUF222 domain-containing protein — protein MSSTRDQIMDAMDAVEALSARLATLPVTGMSRAEAQAALMRLGRLREQLQEVERRLTGRLVASGSPSQFGARTWADVLAQRLRISPGEAQRRIAEAVSEGPSAA, from the coding sequence ATGAGTTCGACACGAGATCAGATCATGGATGCGATGGACGCCGTGGAGGCGCTGTCCGCCCGGCTCGCCACCCTGCCGGTTACCGGGATGAGCCGCGCCGAGGCACAGGCGGCGCTGATGCGGCTGGGCCGGCTGCGCGAACAGCTTCAGGAGGTGGAGCGTCGACTGACCGGACGGCTCGTCGCCTCGGGCAGTCCGTCGCAGTTCGGCGCCCGGACGTGGGCCGACGTGCTGGCCCAGCGCCTGCGCATCTCCCCCGGCGAGGCGCAACGCCGCATCGCCGAGGCGGTCAGCGAGGGTCCGTCCGCCGCTTGA
- the pncA gene encoding pyrazinamidase PncA, whose translation MRALIVVDVQNDFCEGGSLAVTGGAAVARRISDLLADGTARYDHIVATKDFHIDPGEHFSDTPDYRVSWPRHCVVGTDGAEFHPDLDPSPVEAVFTKGEYSAAYSGFEGSDASGTPLGDWLRERGVDEVDVVGIATDYCVRATAADAAAAGFTTRVLLDLTAGVAQDSTADAVRALRDAGVAVV comes from the coding sequence ATGCGCGCGCTCATCGTCGTCGACGTCCAGAACGACTTCTGCGAAGGCGGCTCGCTGGCCGTGACCGGCGGGGCCGCCGTCGCCCGGCGGATCAGCGACCTCCTCGCGGACGGCACCGCTCGCTACGACCACATCGTGGCGACCAAGGACTTCCACATCGACCCGGGCGAGCACTTCTCCGATACGCCCGACTATCGGGTGTCGTGGCCCCGTCACTGTGTCGTCGGCACCGACGGCGCGGAGTTCCACCCCGACCTGGATCCGTCCCCGGTCGAGGCGGTGTTCACCAAGGGTGAGTACTCGGCGGCCTACAGCGGCTTCGAGGGCAGCGACGCGTCGGGCACGCCGCTGGGTGACTGGCTGCGCGAGCGCGGCGTCGACGAGGTCGACGTGGTCGGGATCGCCACCGACTACTGCGTCCGGGCCACCGCGGCGGATGCGGCGGCGGCCGGTTTCACCACCCGGGTGCTGCTCGACCTCACCGCGGGTGTCGCCCAGGACTCGACCGCCGACGCGGTCCGAGCGCTGCGCGACGCCGGCGTCGCCGTCGTCTGA
- a CDS encoding TetR/AcrR family transcriptional regulator, producing MGTKPDATAATPGRTRRTSTNRRMLPVMATARDRPTSLDDWIDAGFALLAEGGTNALRIGRLCDRLHVTKGSFYWHFSDIQAYRAALVEAWGDVRDRERRRFATMQDVPPRQRMRVMMEALVNPSHWAVERVMRTWAIADDEVADKVRQSDRRVLAALQQAFLDEGFPDDEAALRSTIMFSAGVGLLHAADPGQTAPPEVREHFLAFMLRR from the coding sequence ATGGGCACTAAACCTGATGCGACGGCCGCGACACCCGGCCGCACCCGCCGGACCAGCACAAACCGCCGTATGCTCCCGGTCATGGCGACCGCGCGGGACCGCCCGACCTCGCTGGACGACTGGATCGACGCCGGGTTCGCGCTACTCGCCGAGGGCGGGACCAACGCGCTGCGCATCGGCAGGCTCTGCGACCGGTTGCACGTCACCAAGGGCAGCTTCTACTGGCATTTCAGCGACATCCAGGCCTACCGCGCGGCACTGGTCGAGGCCTGGGGCGATGTCCGCGACCGGGAGCGCCGCCGATTCGCCACGATGCAGGATGTGCCGCCACGCCAGCGGATGCGGGTGATGATGGAGGCCCTCGTCAACCCGTCGCACTGGGCGGTCGAACGCGTGATGCGGACGTGGGCGATCGCCGACGACGAGGTGGCCGACAAGGTCCGCCAGAGTGACCGCCGGGTGCTGGCCGCGCTGCAGCAGGCGTTCCTCGACGAGGGATTTCCCGACGACGAGGCGGCGCTGCGCTCGACGATCATGTTCTCCGCCGGAGTCGGCCTGTTGCACGCCGCCGACCCCGGTCAGACCGCGCCGCCGGAGGTGCGCGAGCACTTCCTGGCGTTCATGCTCCGCCGCTGA